The Terracoccus luteus genome includes a region encoding these proteins:
- a CDS encoding ABC transporter permease translates to MSADVTKADQGAAATDANPSANPPNDPSGTHGLAGTGPAVAAADAKPREKGGIGAFLSGSAGRSTGLVIALIVLIIVGIVTGGDRFASTANALTVLRAGSVIGVVSIGMTFVICGGGIDLSVGAIVALSSVWATTLATQTLAADTHWIVLVFVALVVGAVCGLVNGVLIAYGKLAAFIATLAMLAAARGLAELIAQRRTQIVRDRDFINFFGGSVLGIPVLVIIFAVVAVIGWVLLNRTTFGRRTLAVGGNPEAARLAGIRVQRHTMYLYVLLGLACGLAAVMLMARTNTGTSTHGTLYELDAIAAVVIGGTLLSGGRGTIVGTVIGVLIFTTLTNVFTLNNLDTSTQAVAKGAIIVAAVLLQQRVSRPSRT, encoded by the coding sequence ATGAGCGCCGACGTCACGAAGGCCGACCAGGGCGCGGCGGCGACCGACGCCAACCCCAGCGCGAACCCGCCGAACGACCCCAGCGGCACGCACGGTCTCGCCGGCACCGGCCCGGCCGTCGCGGCCGCCGACGCGAAGCCGCGGGAGAAGGGTGGCATCGGCGCCTTCCTCAGCGGCTCGGCCGGTCGCAGCACCGGGCTCGTCATCGCCCTCATCGTGCTGATCATCGTCGGCATCGTCACCGGCGGCGACCGCTTCGCCAGCACGGCCAACGCGCTCACGGTGTTGCGAGCGGGCTCGGTCATCGGCGTCGTCAGCATCGGTATGACCTTCGTCATCTGCGGTGGCGGCATCGACCTGTCGGTCGGTGCGATCGTCGCCCTCTCGTCGGTGTGGGCCACGACCCTCGCCACGCAGACCCTGGCGGCCGACACGCACTGGATCGTGCTCGTCTTCGTCGCCCTCGTCGTCGGCGCCGTCTGTGGCCTCGTCAACGGGGTGCTCATCGCGTACGGCAAGCTCGCAGCGTTCATCGCCACCCTGGCGATGCTCGCCGCCGCCCGCGGGCTCGCCGAGCTCATCGCCCAGCGCCGCACGCAGATCGTGCGCGACCGCGACTTCATCAACTTCTTCGGCGGCAGCGTGCTCGGCATCCCCGTGCTCGTCATCATCTTCGCCGTCGTCGCGGTCATCGGCTGGGTGCTGCTCAACCGCACGACCTTCGGCCGCCGCACCCTCGCCGTCGGCGGCAACCCCGAGGCCGCCCGCCTCGCCGGCATCCGCGTGCAGCGTCACACGATGTACCTCTACGTCCTGCTCGGGCTCGCCTGCGGTCTCGCCGCGGTCATGCTCATGGCCCGCACGAACACCGGCACCTCGACGCACGGCACGCTCTACGAGCTCGACGCCATCGCCGCGGTCGTCATCGGCGGCACGTTGCTCAGCGGCGGTCGCGGCACCATCGTCGGCACCGTCATCGGCGTGCTCATCTTCACGACGCTGACCAACGTCTTCACCCTCAACAACCTCGACACCTCGACGCAGGCGGTCGCCAAGGGCGCCATCATCGTCGCCGCCGTCCTGCTGCAGCAGCGGGTCTCGCGCCCCAGCCGCACCTAG
- a CDS encoding sugar ABC transporter ATP-binding protein produces the protein MTSQGRDEASAPLLRMTGVVKRFPGVVALGGVDLDVRAGEVHCLLGQNGAGKSTLIKTLAGVHESDEGTIEWEGETVRLNNPQASMDIGIATMYQELDLVGGLTVAENLFLGHEKARFGFSQRGAANKEARRLMARLGHPEIAPTREVGSLSAASQQIVSMARALTRNAKLIIMDEPSAVLDAGEVEQLFAVVREVTDQGVAIIYISHRLEEIRQIGDRVTVLKDGKTVTTGLDAKTTPTTELIRHMTGRTVENVFPDRSHIEDAAPLLRVEGLTRVGEFHDISFDVRPGEVVGIAGLVGAGRSEIVETIFGARKASSGTVSVGGEKLKGGSITSAVAAGIGLAPEERKSQALILGASLASNISLASLTRFSKAGMLDRRSENEEADRLLESLDVRPRGAQRESRTLSGGNQQKVVLARWLLRGCRVLLLDEPTRGVDVGARSEIYALIRRLTDSGVAVVVVSSEIPEVLGLADRVLVLAGRTIQHEGPATELDEHAVLDIILKGDAA, from the coding sequence ATGACCTCTCAAGGAAGAGACGAAGCGAGCGCACCCCTGTTGCGCATGACCGGCGTGGTCAAGCGCTTCCCGGGCGTCGTCGCGCTCGGTGGTGTCGACCTCGACGTCCGCGCCGGCGAGGTGCACTGCCTCCTCGGCCAGAACGGTGCCGGCAAGAGCACGCTCATCAAGACGCTCGCCGGCGTCCACGAGAGCGACGAGGGCACGATCGAGTGGGAGGGCGAGACCGTCCGCCTCAACAACCCGCAGGCGTCGATGGACATCGGCATCGCGACGATGTACCAGGAGCTCGACCTCGTGGGCGGCCTCACCGTCGCCGAGAACCTCTTCCTCGGTCACGAGAAGGCGCGGTTCGGCTTCTCGCAGCGCGGCGCCGCCAACAAGGAGGCGCGCCGGCTCATGGCCCGCCTCGGGCACCCGGAGATCGCCCCGACCCGTGAGGTGGGCTCGCTCTCCGCGGCGTCGCAGCAGATCGTCAGCATGGCCCGCGCCCTCACGCGCAACGCCAAGCTCATCATCATGGACGAGCCGTCGGCCGTGCTCGACGCGGGCGAGGTCGAGCAGCTGTTCGCCGTCGTGCGCGAGGTGACCGACCAGGGTGTCGCCATCATCTACATCTCGCACCGCCTCGAGGAGATCCGCCAGATCGGCGACCGGGTCACCGTCCTCAAGGACGGCAAGACGGTCACGACCGGCCTCGACGCCAAGACCACCCCGACGACCGAGCTCATCCGGCACATGACCGGTCGAACCGTCGAGAACGTCTTCCCCGACCGCAGCCACATCGAGGATGCCGCGCCGCTCCTTCGCGTCGAAGGCCTGACCCGCGTCGGCGAGTTCCACGACATCTCCTTCGACGTGCGACCCGGTGAGGTCGTCGGCATCGCCGGCCTCGTCGGCGCCGGCCGGTCGGAGATCGTCGAGACGATCTTCGGCGCCCGCAAGGCGAGCTCCGGCACGGTGAGCGTCGGGGGCGAGAAGCTCAAGGGCGGCTCCATCACGTCGGCCGTCGCGGCGGGCATCGGGCTTGCCCCGGAGGAGCGCAAGAGCCAGGCGCTCATCCTCGGCGCCTCCCTCGCCTCGAACATCAGCCTCGCCAGCCTCACCCGCTTCTCGAAGGCCGGGATGCTCGACCGACGCAGCGAGAACGAGGAGGCCGACCGCCTCCTCGAGTCGCTCGACGTCCGCCCGCGCGGTGCCCAGCGCGAGTCGCGCACCCTCTCGGGCGGCAACCAGCAGAAGGTCGTCCTGGCCCGGTGGCTGCTCCGCGGCTGCCGCGTCCTGCTCCTCGACGAGCCCACCCGTGGTGTCGACGTCGGCGCCCGCTCCGAGATCTACGCCCTCATCCGGCGCCTCACCGACAGCGGCGTCGCCGTCGTCGTCGTCTCCAGCGAGATCCCCGAGGTCCTCGGGCTCGCCGACCGGGTGCTGGTCCTCGCCGGCCGCACCATCCAGCACGAGGGACCGGCCACCGAGCTCGACGAGCACGCCGTCCTCGACATCATCCTGAAGGGAGACGCGGCATGA
- a CDS encoding ROK family transcriptional regulator: MRAAGGVSGPPVPSNGAGELLQLLRDGRPRTRAELAKLTGLARSTVGQRVDALLATGLLGPVGEAASTGGRPPVRFAFNPQARVVVGADIGATHGHVALTDLLGRPLCEIAEPITITDGPAPVLDWLATTIERLLTQSGRDRTDLVGIGIGLPGPVEHSTGRPMQPPIMPGWDRYDVPHHLATALRLDTGFPTGSSAGSPGSATGPVPVLVDNDVNIMALGEHAAAHPHVQHLLFVKVATGIGAGIISGGRLHRGAVGAAGDLGHVAAPGHAQVLCRCGNTGCLEAVAGGPAITTSLHAHGITATSNEDIVQLVRSGSIPTAHAVRQAGRTIGEVLATCVSLLNPSVIVIGGSLAGAGESLIAGVREVVYGRSLPLATGDLQIVPATTGRQAGVIGAATMVTQHVLTADRIDHAIATQSMSHAASATA; the protein is encoded by the coding sequence ATGCGTGCAGCAGGAGGGGTCTCGGGCCCGCCCGTACCCTCGAACGGGGCGGGCGAGCTGCTCCAGCTGCTCCGTGACGGTCGGCCGCGTACCCGCGCCGAGCTCGCGAAGCTGACCGGTCTGGCCCGGTCGACGGTGGGCCAGCGCGTCGACGCCCTGCTCGCGACAGGCCTGCTCGGACCCGTCGGAGAGGCTGCGTCGACGGGTGGGCGACCACCGGTGCGGTTCGCGTTCAACCCTCAGGCGCGGGTCGTCGTCGGCGCCGACATCGGCGCCACCCACGGCCACGTCGCCCTCACCGACCTCCTCGGCCGACCCCTCTGCGAGATCGCCGAACCCATCACCATCACCGACGGACCCGCCCCCGTCCTGGACTGGCTCGCCACCACCATCGAACGCCTCCTGACCCAGTCCGGACGCGACCGCACCGACCTCGTCGGCATCGGCATCGGCCTGCCCGGCCCCGTCGAACACTCCACCGGCCGCCCCATGCAACCCCCGATCATGCCCGGCTGGGACCGCTACGACGTCCCCCACCACCTCGCCACCGCCCTCCGGCTCGACACCGGCTTCCCCACCGGCAGCTCGGCCGGCTCACCCGGGTCGGCCACCGGGCCCGTGCCCGTCCTCGTCGACAACGACGTCAACATCATGGCCCTGGGCGAACACGCCGCCGCCCACCCCCACGTCCAACACCTGCTCTTCGTCAAGGTCGCCACCGGCATCGGCGCCGGCATCATCTCCGGCGGCCGCCTGCACCGCGGCGCCGTCGGCGCCGCCGGCGACCTCGGCCACGTCGCCGCCCCCGGCCACGCCCAGGTCCTGTGCCGCTGCGGCAACACCGGCTGCCTCGAAGCCGTCGCCGGCGGACCCGCCATCACCACCAGCCTCCACGCCCACGGCATCACCGCCACCAGCAACGAGGACATCGTCCAGCTCGTCCGCTCCGGCTCCATCCCCACCGCCCACGCCGTCCGACAAGCCGGACGCACCATCGGCGAGGTCCTGGCCACCTGCGTCTCCCTGCTCAACCCCTCCGTCATCGTCATCGGCGGCTCCCTCGCCGGCGCCGGAGAGTCCCTCATCGCCGGCGTCCGCGAAGTCGTCTACGGCCGCTCCCTCCCCCTGGCCACCGGAGACCTCCAGATCGTCCCCGCCACCACCGGCCGCCAAGCCGGCGTCATCGGCGCCGCCACCATGGTCACCCAACACGTCCTCACCGCCGACCGCATCGACCACGCCATCGCCACCCAGTCGATGTCGCACGCCGCGAGCGCCACCGCCTGA
- a CDS encoding HAD-IIA family hydrolase → MGPMTAPRTVETWLTDMDGVLVHEEDAIPGAAELVQALRRSGMGFLVLTNNSIFTPRDLRARLLLSGIDVPESAIWTSALATAQFLLDQRPDGTAYVVGEAGLTTALHDVGYVMTDRDPDYVVLGETRTYSFEAITKAIRLIEGGARFIATNPDPSGPSPAGTLPATGSVAALISTATGRQPYYIGKPNPLMMRSALNRLDAHSETTIMVGDRMDTDIISGLEAGLRTVLVLTGSTQRHQIEQFPYRPSRVVDSVADLVPFVEQSAAGRAEA, encoded by the coding sequence ATGGGGCCCATGACCGCCCCGCGCACCGTCGAGACCTGGCTGACCGACATGGACGGCGTCCTCGTGCACGAGGAGGACGCGATCCCCGGGGCGGCCGAGCTCGTGCAGGCCCTGCGGCGCTCGGGCATGGGCTTCCTCGTCCTGACCAACAACTCGATCTTCACCCCGCGCGACCTGCGGGCCCGCCTGCTGCTCAGCGGGATCGACGTCCCCGAGTCGGCCATCTGGACCTCCGCCCTCGCGACCGCCCAGTTCCTGCTCGACCAGCGGCCCGACGGCACCGCGTACGTCGTCGGCGAGGCGGGCCTCACGACCGCGCTGCACGACGTCGGCTACGTCATGACCGACCGCGACCCCGACTACGTCGTGCTCGGCGAGACCCGCACCTACTCCTTCGAGGCGATCACCAAGGCGATCCGGCTCATCGAGGGCGGCGCGCGCTTCATCGCCACCAACCCCGACCCGAGCGGACCGAGCCCGGCCGGCACGCTGCCGGCCACCGGCTCGGTCGCCGCCCTCATCTCGACGGCGACGGGCCGGCAGCCGTACTACATCGGCAAGCCCAACCCGCTCATGATGCGCAGCGCCCTCAACCGCCTCGACGCGCACTCGGAGACGACGATCATGGTCGGCGACCGCATGGACACCGACATCATCAGCGGCCTCGAGGCCGGCCTGCGCACCGTGCTCGTGCTGACGGGCTCGACGCAGCGCCACCAGATCGAGCAGTTCCCCTACCGGCCCAGCCGCGTCGTCGACTCGGTCGCCGACCTCGTCCCCTTCGTCGAGCAGAGCGCCGCCGGCCGGGCCGAGGCCTGA
- the menC gene encoding o-succinylbenzoate synthase has product MKLTAMRLHRVDLPLVSPFTTSFSTQTVRHVMLVEVTADVDGHEVTGWGENVAMSDPLYSAEHVDGCEEVIRRWLAPTLAGVGDLTAETVGHHLRHVVGHPMAKASLEMAVLDAQLRARGQSFGEYLGGTTASVPSGVSVGIHDTVPALLDAVRGYLEEGYARIKLKIKPGWDALPVRAVRREFGDDVLLQVDANAAYGLADTATLRALDEFDLLLIEQPLAEDDLRQHAVLATRLRTPVCLDESIVSARSAADAIVMGAAQVINVKPGRVGGYLEAARIHDLARAHGIPVWCGGMLETGLGRSANAALASLPGFTLPGDISGSNRFYRDDITTPVEMHDGRVAVTTQPGVGLEPDRERLARLGATSAEVAL; this is encoded by the coding sequence ATGAAGCTCACCGCGATGCGGCTGCACCGGGTCGACCTGCCCCTGGTCAGCCCCTTCACCACCTCGTTCTCGACCCAGACGGTGCGTCACGTCATGCTCGTCGAGGTGACGGCCGACGTCGACGGGCACGAGGTGACGGGCTGGGGCGAGAACGTCGCCATGAGCGACCCGCTCTACTCCGCCGAGCACGTCGACGGGTGCGAGGAGGTCATCCGCCGCTGGCTGGCCCCGACCCTCGCCGGTGTCGGTGACCTGACCGCCGAGACCGTGGGGCACCACCTGCGCCACGTCGTCGGCCACCCCATGGCCAAGGCGAGCCTCGAGATGGCGGTGCTCGACGCCCAGCTGCGGGCCCGGGGGCAGAGCTTCGGTGAGTACCTCGGGGGCACGACGGCATCCGTGCCCTCGGGTGTCTCGGTCGGCATCCACGACACGGTGCCGGCGCTGCTCGACGCCGTGCGCGGCTACCTCGAGGAGGGGTACGCGCGCATCAAGCTGAAGATCAAGCCCGGGTGGGACGCCCTGCCGGTGCGTGCGGTGCGGCGCGAGTTCGGCGACGACGTGCTGCTGCAGGTCGACGCCAACGCCGCCTACGGCCTCGCCGACACGGCGACCCTGCGGGCGCTCGACGAGTTCGACCTGCTGCTCATCGAGCAGCCCCTCGCCGAGGACGACCTGCGCCAGCACGCCGTGCTCGCCACCCGGCTGCGCACGCCCGTGTGCCTCGACGAGTCGATCGTGTCGGCCCGCTCGGCCGCCGACGCCATCGTCATGGGGGCGGCACAGGTCATCAACGTCAAGCCCGGTCGTGTGGGCGGCTACCTCGAGGCGGCGCGCATCCACGACCTCGCCCGCGCCCACGGCATCCCGGTGTGGTGCGGGGGGATGCTCGAGACGGGTCTCGGCCGCTCGGCGAACGCCGCGCTCGCGTCGCTGCCCGGCTTCACCCTGCCCGGCGACATCTCGGGCTCGAACCGCTTCTACCGCGACGACATCACGACGCCGGTCGAGATGCACGACGGTCGCGTCGCCGTGACGACGCAGCCGGGGGTGGGGCTCGAGCCCGACCGCGAGCGTCTCGCCCGCCTCGGCGCCACCTCCGCGGAGGTGGCGCTCTGA